A portion of the Malania oleifera isolate guangnan ecotype guangnan chromosome 3, ASM2987363v1, whole genome shotgun sequence genome contains these proteins:
- the LOC131151251 gene encoding proline-rich extensin-like protein EPR1 produces the protein MFLTHLLVFLRGAVVVLVITTTPCAATDYKPTPTSTTSPPPPDYKSPTPLTPKYTPPPSPPPYTSPPAPPAKEKPPALTPPPPSYKPPDEQPEPTPAQSPPTNKALPPVPTPSHPGYKPPAEKPPSSPPAQAPASPSNGVPTPAYGDQPPSSPASIDKPNPAAPPYNKPPAEKPPSSPPDQAPAPPSNGAHTPAYGDMPPSSPAPVGKPSSPAPPHNKPPAEKPPSSPPAQAPATPSNGAHTPAYGGMPPSSPAPVEKPSPPAPPYNKPPA, from the coding sequence ATGTTTCTCACACACCTCCTAGTTTTCCTAAGGGGAGCGGTGGTGGTTTTGGTGATAACCACCACTCCTTGCGCGGCCACCGACTACAAGCCAACCCCAACCTCAACAACATCCCCGCCACCACCAGATTACAAATCTCCAACACCGCTAACCCCCAAGTACACACCGCCACCCTCCCCGCCACCTTACACTTCTCCACCAGCACCGCCAGCAAAAGAGAAGCCCCCCGCTCTCACCCCTCCACCACCAAGTTACAAGCCTCCAGATGAACAGCCCGAGCCCACACCAGCACAATCACCGCCGACTAACAAAGCACTACCTCCCGTTCCCACACCCTCACATCCAGGGTACAAGCCACCTGCGGAAAAGCCCCCAAGCTCTCCTCCTGCCCAGGCACCCGCATCACCAAGCAATGGGGTTCCCACACCGGCATACGGCGACCAGCCGCCTTCTTCACCAGCCTCAATTGATAAGCCCAATCCCGCAGCCCCTCCGTACAACAAGCCACCTGCTGAAAAGCCCCCAAGCTCTCCTCCTGACCAGGCACCGGCACCACCAAGCAATGGGGCTCACACACCAGCATACGGCGACATGCCTCCTTCTTCACCAGCCCCAGTTGGTAAGCCCAGTTCCCCAGCCCCTCCGCACAACAAGCCACCTGCTGAAAAGCCCCCAAGCTCTCCTCCTGCCCAGGCACCCGCAACACCAAGCAATGGGGCTCACACACCAGCATACGGCGGCATGCCTCCTTCTTCACCAGCCCCAGTTGAAAAGCCCAGTCCCCCAGCCCCTCCGTACAACAAGCCACCGGCTTAG